The window ACGGCACCCTCGATAGCGGTCATGGCCCGCTCCCTCGCCTCGATGGAAACCGATCGGTTTCCGACTCCTCGGTCACCGTAAACCGATCGGTTTCCATCGGCAAGCCCGACGTTCTACCCTGGGGTGGTGAGCAGCACCACGTCCTCCGAGCCTCGTCCGCCCGCCGTGGGGGCCGCGCCACCCGCGCCACCCGCGCCACCCGCGACGGCCGCGTCGCAACCGGCCCCCCTGGCGCAACCGTCGCAACCGTCGCGACCGGCGTCACTGGTGCCAGCGACCCGGGAGCGGCTACTGGACGCGGCGGCGGAGCTGTTCTACCGGGAGGGCGTGGGGGTGGGCGTCGAGGTGCTGTGCCGGGCGGCCGGCGTCTCCAAGCGGTCGATGTACCAGCTCTTCGACAGCAAGGACGCGATGATCGCCGCGAGTCTCGACCGGTGGGCGCGGACGCTGCGAGCGCAGATGTTCCCGGTCGCCGATGACGCCCACCCACCGCGGGAACGGATCCTGGGAGTCTTCGCGTGGCTCGAGGCCGCCAGCGCCGATCCCGACTTCCGCGGCTGCCCGCTCGTCGGTACCGCGGTCGAGGTCAAGAACCCCGAGCACCCGGCCGCCACCGTCGCCCGCCGGCACAAGCAGGCGCTCACGGACTTCTTCGCGGCCGAGGCGCGTCGCGCGGGCGCTCCTGATCCGGTGCTCCTGGCCGAGCGGCTCACCATGATCTACGACGGTGCCAGCGCCCGCGCCGTGGTCCGGGCACAGCCCATCGGCGACCTCGCGGTCACGACCGCGGCGCTCCTGCTCGAGAACGCCGGCATCCACTGACCGGCATCCAGCACGAGGAGGGAGGAGCGGAGGGAGGAGGGCAGGCGTCCTTGGAGGACGGGGCGGGTGTCCTCAGCGGAGCAGCGGCATGACCTCCTCGGCCAGGAAGCGGATCCCGCCCTCCTGGTCGGGCCCTATCTGCGAGATGTAGACCTCGTCGAACCCGGCCTCGATGTACGGGCGATCACCTCCGCCGCGCGCTTGGGGTCCGGTCCGCAGGCGACGGCCTGCGCGGTCTCCTCGGGGCTCGTGCGTGAGCCGAGCGCCTCGTATCCCTTCCACGTCGGCACGTCCTGCGAGAGCTGGCCGCCGCTGCCCTCGTGACCCCACAGCCGGTGGGCGGTGTCGGCGGCCTTCTCCTCCGTCGGCGCCCAGCAGATCTTCAGCCCGGCCTGGGTGCCGCCCGTCCCACCGTCGCGGCGGTAGGTCTTCAGTCCATCCGTGTCCGGCCGGGTGGTGATCCAACCGTCGCCCACCTGGGCGGCCAGCCGGGTGGCCTTCGGCCCGAACCCGCTGATGTAGATCGGCGGTGGCTCGTCCGGCCGGCTCCAGACCTTCGCGTCGTGGACGGTGAAGTGCCGGCCCTGATGGGTCACGGTCTGGCCGGTCCACAGTTGGCGGATGAGCTCCAGCGCCTCCTGGAGACGCTCGTGGCGGACGCTGACCGGCGGCCAGGCCTCGCCCAGGATGTGTTCGTTGAGGGCCTCGCCCGACCCGACGCCGAAGGTGAACCGGCCGGGGGCGAGCGAGGCGACGGTGGCTGTCGCCTGAGCCAGGATCGCCGGGTGGATCCGGAACGTCGGGCAGGTCACGGCGGTCGTCAGGCGCAGGTTCGTCGTGGCGGCGAGCGCGCCGAGCACCGTCCAGACGAACGGGCTCTCACCCTGGCTCGACTGCCACGGGTGGTAGTGGTCCGAGACCCACACCCGGTCGAAGCCCGCCTGCTCGGCGGCCTGCCCCACCTGCACGGTCCGGGGCGCGCTCAACTCCTCGCTCGACAGGAAGTAGCCCAACTCTGTCACGGGCGCCGCGTACCCGTCGTCGAGGACACAACACCCGTCAGTCACCGGTCGGGCCGAACGGTCCCGGCTCGTCCGATTGCCGGCGGGGAGGCGGGGCAGGCCAGCGGGGGACAGGTGCGGCCCGCTGCCAGCGGGCCCGTCGACCCGACGGAGGTGACGAACATGGCTGCTGCGGCCGCGGAGCGCGAGCGTCAGGAAGCCGCCCGGCTCCCGGAGGGCGACGTGGTGCGCACGCTCCTCGAACAGCACGCCAGGATCCGGGACCTGTTCGTCGACGTGCGGAACGCGCGCGACGAGCACCGGCGCCAGGCCTTCGACGAACTGCGGGCGCTGCTCGCGGTACATGAGACGGCCGAGGAGCTGGTGTTTCGTCCCATCAGCAGGCGGGTCCTCGGCGAGCCGGTCGCGGACGCCCGCGACAAGGAGGAGGTCGAGGCCACGCGCATCCTGCGCGACCTGGAGAAGACGGACATCTTCTCCAAGGGGTTCGACGAGCGTCTGGGCAGGCTCGAACGTGCCGTCAGCGAGCACGCCGAGCGCGAGGAGGTCGAGGAGTTCCCGGCCGTGCGCGCGGGATGCGACGCCGCGAAGCTGCACGCGATGGGCAACACCCTGCGCGCCGTGGAGCGCTTCGCCCCGACCCACCCGCACCCTGGCACCGCCGGTTCGACGCTGCGGCAGTGGACCGTCGGCCCGTTCGCCTCGGTCGTCGACCGGGTGAAGGACACCATCCAGAAGGCGGGCCACTCCGGTCACGGCGGGGCGAGCGGCGCACCGGTCTGACGCGTGGTCGGCCGGCACGTCCGTAGCGTCGCCGGCACGTCGGTAGCGTCGCCGTCGTGGCGGAGACGGAGCTGGCGCGACTGCTCGCGTCGGCGGTCTCGGGCCGGCCCGGTCTCAGGGGTGGCTTGGTCTCAGAGCCGCCGACGCCAGGCCTCGGCGGCGACGAGCTCGGCGACGAGGGTCTCGGTGAGCAGGCGGACGTCGTCGATGTCGTCGTGGCGGTAACGCAGGGTGTACGCGGCACCGGCGGTGTCGGCGCCGACGGCCACCACGGTGCTGGCGCGTTCGGCCGTCCAGCGCAGCAGCTCCGGCTCCCAGCGGGATCCGGCGAGCAGCAGCAGGCGGTAGTCGGTGGTCTTCGTGAGGTAGACGTCGACGTGGCTCCAGTCGCCGGTCTCGCAGCCGACCGCGGGCAGGCGCGGCCCCTCGCGCAGCATGAGCGCCGACTGCTGCGCGGACGAGAGCCGGCGCGCCGGCGCCACGACGTGCGTGCCGTCCGGACCGAGCAGCAGCTCGCTCACCCGGGGCAGCCAGGCGTCGCGGCGGGCGAGCAGGTCCTCGGTGGCCTCGGCCGCGCGGGTGACGGTCGCCGGGTCGAGCCCGGCACCGGGCAGGCTCAGCAGGACGGCCAGGGTGTGCTGGAAGGAGCGGCAGGCGACGCCGCCGCGCTCGTCGCCCGCGAGCATCGGCACCGTGACGTCGCACAGCGACGCGAGCTCGCCGTCGGCCCGGTTGGTCAGCGCCACGAAGGTCGCCGGCGTTTCCTGAGTGCGGGCGCCCTGGGATCGGGCGAACTGAGCCCGGCTGGTCCGGACCGCGTCGAGCGTCTCCGCCGAGCCGCCCGACGCCGAGACGGCCACCACCAGCGCGCCCGGCGGAACCCGCGGGAGCAGGTCGGTGCTCGCCAGCTCGGCGACCGCCGGGCGGCCCCCGGCCCGCAGCCGCGCGGCCGCGACCCCGTTCGCGTAGTGCGAGGAGCCCATCCCGAACAGCAGGATCGGCCGGTCCGTATCTGTCGCGGCCCAGGAACCGGTGACCGCAGCGGCGAGCGCGCGCAGCCGGGCTGGCTTGTCCTCGAGATCGGCGAGGAAGAGGTCGGCGTTCACGCCGCCTCGCCCCGGCCGAAGCGGCGCCGCAGCGCGCCCTCGGGCACGTACCGCCAGTGCGGCAGGTGGGACTCGGCGTACGCGAGCTCGCGGCACAGCTGCTGGGCGCCGTAGGCCGCCAGCAGCGACTCGTCGAGCAGCTCGCCGCGGCCGGCCGCCCCGAGCCCGGCGCGGTACGCGTCGAGGAACTCGGCCTGGACGGTGGCGGTCCACGCGGCCGCGGCGTCGTCGCGCACCTCGGGAGCGTAGCGGCGGACCACGTGCCCGACGTTCTCCAGCGACATCAGCATGCCCGCGACGTCGAGCGCGGCCGGCTGCCGGGCGGTCCGTTGCGACGGGGTCAGGGTGGGGTTGCCGTCGAAGTCGATGACGAACAGCCCTGCACCCGCCGGCCCGCGCAGCAGCTGGCCGACGTGGAAGTCGCCGTGGACGGCGACGAGCGGCGTCCCGGCCGCGTCGCCGAGCGGGGCCAGTGCCTCGGCCATCGCCGCGCGGTGGGTGTCCAGCAGCGGCGAGCTCACGCGGGCCAGCAGTCGCAGGGCGTCGGCAAGCGTGTCGGCCGCCGCCGTCGCCGAGGCGCGTTCGGCGGGGGAGTCGGCCAGCACCAGATGCATCGCCGCCGTGAGGCCGCCGAGCTCGGCCGCGAACGGGCGGGTCGGTTGGTCGGTGACGCCGAGGGCGGCGCGGGCCTCCTCGACGCACCAGGTCCAGCCGTCCTGCGCGCCGGGCACGACGTCGACGGCGGTCGCGACCGGCACCCAGTGGCCCTCGGGCGTGCGCCACTCGAGGAGGCCCCACAGTGCCGGCATCCGGTCGAAGCCGGCGGCGGCGAGCCGGCGCAGCCGGTCGGGATGGGGGCCGACCAGCGGTTCGGTCGTCCACTTGACCACCGCGGCCTCGCCGACCACCCAGGACTCGTTGGTCTGGTCGACCGCGATCCGCCGCTCACCCGCCGCGACGGGTCCGCGCACGCCCCGGGTCAGCCGGAATCCGTCCGGCGGATCGGCGGGCGCGGCCAACAGCTCCAGCAGCGCGACTCCCGCGCCGGGGCCGGCTGGCCTCGACCGCCAGACCCCGTCCACCTCCTCGACGAGGACTGGGAGATCAGGCACGGGCGTGGGCGAGCCCGACCCGCTCGATGAGGTCGGCGCCCTTGCGCAGGCCGTCCCGCCCCCGGATCGCCTCGCCGGCCGCGGCCGCCCGCGCGCGCAGCTCGGTGTCGGCGAACAGCTTCTCGACCGCGGCCAGCAGCTCGCCGTCGGCGAATCCGTAGGTCGACAGGCGGAGGCCGTAGCCCCGCTCGTGGACGCGCTGGGCGTTGTCGTACTGGTCCCAGAACAGCGGCAGCAGGATCATCGGCTTGCCGAAGTGCATGCACTCGGTCGTCGTGTTGTTGCCGCCGTGCGTGATGACCAGGTCGACCTGGGGGATGATCTTCGTCTGGGGCAGCATCGCCGCGCCCACCATGTTCGGCGCGAGCGTAAGCTCCTCGGCCCGCGGTCCCAGGCTGACGATCACCTTGTGCCGGGTCGTGCCCAGCACGTCGATGAGCCGCTGCATCAGGCCGGTGTCGGCGCTGCCGAGCGAGCCCAGCGAGAGGTAGACGAGCGCCGCGTCGGCGTCGCGGGCGGCGAACCCGGCCGGCAGCTCGTACTGGTCGTCGGTCTCCCGGACGCTGGAGTCCAGCCGGTGCCAGGTCTCGTCGAGCGGCCGGGCATCCGTGTAGTCGAGCTCCTCCGGGTACACGTACAGGTTCGCGTGCGCCGAGGTGTGGATGAAGTCGCCGGGGGGCAGCGGGGCAGCGCCCTGGGCCCGCACCCACGCGTCGAAGTCGGCCCGCATTTCCCGGTGCGTCCGGTCGAACTCGGCGAGGTACTCCGCCCACCCCGACCGGTCGTTCTCGGGATATCCCGAGAAGAGCGGCGCCACGCCCGGGCCGCGGACCTCGAGCGGGTTGCAGGAGACGACGCGGACGAACGCGCCGGCCGCGGTGGTCAACGCCGGGAAGGCGACGACGTTGTCCTCGACCAGCACGTCCGGCCGGTGCTCGGCGATGATCGCCGCCAGCTGTGCCTTGCAGTACCTGGCCCCGTCGATGAGCGCCTGGTAGGTGGGCTGGATGAAGGTGGCCAGCTGCTCGATCGTCGGCCGGCGGAACTCGGGCGCGGTCTCGTTGATGAAGTCGATCCAGAACTGCCCGGCCGCGGCGTCCGTCGCGTCCGGGTCCGGCGGCGCGAGGTCGACGAGCGCCTCGACGAACCCGAACGGCGCGAGCCGGCCCTCCCAGGACCGCTCGGCGGCGAACACGACCGTGTGCCCGCGCTCCAGCAGCACCTTTCCCAGCCCGACGCACTGGTTGGTCGGCCCGTACGCCGACTCGGGCATGAACAACACCGTGAGGGTCACCGTGGCTCCCACCGCGATCTGAGCCGGCCAGGGCCGGCCCGCGCCTGTCAACCGGGGCGACGACGCTGTCGCGAGGTATCCGGACAACCCAACCACGCCATCCCATCCAGACCGTGCCAGGGCCGCCCACAAGGCCGTGACCACGCCGGCCTGGCAATCAAACGGCCTGGTGACCAACACGCACAGATCAGCCACAGAAGCGACGGCGCCTCTAGCGCAGTGCCAACCCGGTCACGTCCTTGACCCAGCACCGCGCCAGCCACCGCTATACGCCTGTATCCGGCACCACGCTGGGAGGACGCTTAGCGTCCGATGGCAAGCGGCGCGTTCAGCGCCCGCGGCCGCTGGCAGGTGGGGCACCAGAAGAGGTTGCGGGCGGCGAGCCGCGCGGTCATGACCTCGGTGGAGCAGACGAGGCAGGGCTGGCCGACGCGGCGGTAGACGTAGACCTCGCCGCCGTGGTCGTCGACGCGGGGCGGCCGGCCCATCGCCTCGGGGGTGTGCTCGGGGCGCACCGTGTCGATCTGGCCGGTCCGGACGCCGTCGGCCATGAGCGCGACCAGGTCGGCCCAGATGGCGTCCCACTCGTCGTGGGCCAGTTCCCTGCCGGGCAGCCACGGGTCGACGCGGGCCCGGAAGAGCACCTCGGCCCGGTAGATGTTGCCCGGCCCGGCGACCACGGTCTGGTCCATGAGCAGGACGGCCATCGACGTGCGGCTGCCGCTGATCCTGCGCCAGGCGGTCTCCGGGTCGGCGTCGGCGCGCAGCGGGTCGGGCCCGAGCCGGTCGTGCAGCGCCTTCACGCCGCCCGGCTCCAGCAGCTCGCACGCGTTCGGGCCGCGCAGGTCGGCGTAGCCAGCGGTGGAGGCGAGCCGCAGCCGGACGGCTCCGGTCGGTACCGGGGCCGGCGGCGGGCCGACGGCGTACTTGCCGTAGATGCCCAGGTGCACGTGCAGGACCTGGTCGTCGTCGAACCGCAGCAACAGGTGCTTGCCGTGCGCCTCGGCGTCGTCGAGGACCCGCCCGTCGACCCGGCCGGCCCCGTCGGCGAACCGCCCCTGCGGGCTCGTCGCCGCGACCGGCCGGCCGCGGAACATGTCCCGGTGGACCGCGGCGAGCCTGTGGGTGGTGTGACCTTCCGGCATGGCCGGCCGAGCATACCGATCCGCTGGCGAACCGGCCCGAGCGGCGGCGGCCGGCGTCACTGGGACCTCGCTACTCGAACCTCGCTACTCGGGCGCCGCTGTCGTGGTGGGCGCGTCGGGGTCGGCCGGTTCGAGGTCGGCGGGTTCTGAGCCGGCCGGTTCTGGGCCGATCGGTTCGGGCGGCTTCGGCGACCATCGCCGGTAGACGCACACGAGGCTCGCGGCCAGCGCCAGCCAGGCGACCCCGAAGGACCAGCCGCCGGCGACGTCGCTGGGCCAGTGGACGCCCAGGTAGACGCGGGACAGCCCGACCGCGACGGCGAGCACCGTCGCCAGGGCGCCGACGGCCACGGCGGCCACCCGGCCGCGGGACAGGATCCGCAGCAGGAGGACGGCCGCCAGGCCGTAGCCGATCGTCGCCATCGCGGTGTGGCCGGACGGGAAGGCGTAACCACCAGGCTGGACGAGCCACAGCGCCCGCGGCGGCCGTGGGCGGGCGATCGCCTGGTTGATCGCCACCCGCACCGCCTGGCCCGCCCAGAGCACCGCGATCGCGCCGACGGGCAGCACCCACTGCCGGGTCCGCCACCACAGGGCCATACCGAGCGCGCCCACCACCGCGTAGACGAAGGGCCCGACGCCCAGGTTGGTGACGGTGCGTGCGACCGGCGTCAGCCAGCCGGTGCGCTCGTCGACGACGTCCCGCAGCAGACGGGGATCCGCGCCGATCGCGCCGTGGCTGTTCGTCACGTCCTCGACGAGGACACCGAAGATCGATCCGCTGGCGACGAGGACCAGCAG of the Pseudofrankia saprophytica genome contains:
- a CDS encoding TetR/AcrR family transcriptional regulator; this encodes MPATRERLLDAAAELFYREGVGVGVEVLCRAAGVSKRSMYQLFDSKDAMIAASLDRWARTLRAQMFPVADDAHPPRERILGVFAWLEAASADPDFRGCPLVGTAVEVKNPEHPAATVARRHKQALTDFFAAEARRAGAPDPVLLAERLTMIYDGASARAVVRAQPIGDLAVTTAALLLENAGIH
- a CDS encoding phosphotransferase → MPDLPVLVEEVDGVWRSRPAGPGAGVALLELLAAPADPPDGFRLTRGVRGPVAAGERRIAVDQTNESWVVGEAAVVKWTTEPLVGPHPDRLRRLAAAGFDRMPALWGLLEWRTPEGHWVPVATAVDVVPGAQDGWTWCVEEARAALGVTDQPTRPFAAELGGLTAAMHLVLADSPAERASATAAADTLADALRLLARVSSPLLDTHRAAMAEALAPLGDAAGTPLVAVHGDFHVGQLLRGPAGAGLFVIDFDGNPTLTPSQRTARQPAALDVAGMLMSLENVGHVVRRYAPEVRDDAAAAWTATVQAEFLDAYRAGLGAAGRGELLDESLLAAYGAQQLCRELAYAESHLPHWRYVPEGALRRRFGRGEAA
- a CDS encoding nucleotide disphospho-sugar-binding domain-containing protein, which gives rise to MTLTVLFMPESAYGPTNQCVGLGKVLLERGHTVVFAAERSWEGRLAPFGFVEALVDLAPPDPDATDAAAGQFWIDFINETAPEFRRPTIEQLATFIQPTYQALIDGARYCKAQLAAIIAEHRPDVLVEDNVVAFPALTTAAGAFVRVVSCNPLEVRGPGVAPLFSGYPENDRSGWAEYLAEFDRTHREMRADFDAWVRAQGAAPLPPGDFIHTSAHANLYVYPEELDYTDARPLDETWHRLDSSVRETDDQYELPAGFAARDADAALVYLSLGSLGSADTGLMQRLIDVLGTTRHKVIVSLGPRAEELTLAPNMVGAAMLPQTKIIPQVDLVITHGGNNTTTECMHFGKPMILLPLFWDQYDNAQRVHERGYGLRLSTYGFADGELLAAVEKLFADTELRARAAAAGEAIRGRDGLRKGADLIERVGLAHARA
- a CDS encoding hemerythrin domain-containing protein, coding for MAAAAAERERQEAARLPEGDVVRTLLEQHARIRDLFVDVRNARDEHRRQAFDELRALLAVHETAEELVFRPISRRVLGEPVADARDKEEVEATRILRDLEKTDIFSKGFDERLGRLERAVSEHAEREEVEEFPAVRAGCDAAKLHAMGNTLRAVERFAPTHPHPGTAGSTLRQWTVGPFASVVDRVKDTIQKAGHSGHGGASGAPV
- a CDS encoding bifunctional DedA family/phosphatase PAP2 family protein, whose translation is MSHAIDGLINLPPWLVLTLAFALPAAEASLFLGVIVPGEVAVIVAGVLAHSHRLPLWAVIVVATAGAVIGDSVGYEVGRRYGDRLLKRLPHRLVKPDHVDRARALLRRRGGWAVLIGRFTAALRALVPGMAGTSQLPYRTFLPFNVVGGLAWVTMATLIGYAAGASYQAAEHQLSLISFGLLAVIVLALLYRAARRSERLRGWADRHLGWVPRPGRALAVSLLVLVASGSIFGVLVEDVTNSHGAIGADPRLLRDVVDERTGWLTPVARTVTNLGVGPFVYAVVGALGMALWWRTRQWVLPVGAIAVLWAGQAVRVAINQAIARPRPPRALWLVQPGGYAFPSGHTAMATIGYGLAAVLLLRILSRGRVAAVAVGALATVLAVAVGLSRVYLGVHWPSDVAGGWSFGVAWLALAASLVCVYRRWSPKPPEPIGPEPAGSEPADLEPADPDAPTTTAAPE
- a CDS encoding SIS domain-containing protein, giving the protein MNADLFLADLEDKPARLRALAAAVTGSWAATDTDRPILLFGMGSSHYANGVAAARLRAGGRPAVAELASTDLLPRVPPGALVVAVSASGGSAETLDAVRTSRAQFARSQGARTQETPATFVALTNRADGELASLCDVTVPMLAGDERGGVACRSFQHTLAVLLSLPGAGLDPATVTRAAEATEDLLARRDAWLPRVSELLLGPDGTHVVAPARRLSSAQQSALMLREGPRLPAVGCETGDWSHVDVYLTKTTDYRLLLLAGSRWEPELLRWTAERASTVVAVGADTAGAAYTLRYRHDDIDDVRLLTETLVAELVAAEAWRRRL
- a CDS encoding Fpg/Nei family DNA glycosylase, with protein sequence MPEGHTTHRLAAVHRDMFRGRPVAATSPQGRFADGAGRVDGRVLDDAEAHGKHLLLRFDDDQVLHVHLGIYGKYAVGPPPAPVPTGAVRLRLASTAGYADLRGPNACELLEPGGVKALHDRLGPDPLRADADPETAWRRISGSRTSMAVLLMDQTVVAGPGNIYRAEVLFRARVDPWLPGRELAHDEWDAIWADLVALMADGVRTGQIDTVRPEHTPEAMGRPPRVDDHGGEVYVYRRVGQPCLVCSTEVMTARLAARNLFWCPTCQRPRALNAPLAIGR